The DNA sequence TCCTCTCCTATCCGCCCAAAATGTGTATTTTTGTTTTTTGTAGTGTCCTGCATATTACAGCTATATCAAAAGAGACAAACCATGAATCCGAAAATAAATAAACAAGTACAATTCAAGCATTTGGGACTGATCGATTATCAGGAAGCCTGGGATTACCAGGAAGAGGTTTTTAAAAACACTGTTGACCTGAAAATTGCCAATCGGAAGCTTGAGGAGTCTGCTCAAAAAATCACCGAAAACTTCCTGCTGTTCTGTGAGCACCCACATGTTTATACTTTAGGTAAAAGCGGAAAGCCAGAACATTTGTTGCTGAATGACGAACAGCTGAAAGAAAAATCAGCAACTTACTACAAAATCAACCGTGGTGGGGATATCACTTACCATGGCCCTGGGCAGATTGTGGCGTATCCTATTCTGGACCTGGAGAACTTCTTTACCGATATCCATAAATATATGCGATATATGGAAGAGGCCGTAATTATGACTTGTGCTGATTACGGGATAAAAGCTGGTCGAGTAGATGGCCTGACAGGTGTTTGGATTGGTTTTGAGGAGATGGAAAACCCGCGTAAGATTTGTGCCATGGGCGTAAAATCCAGTCGGTGGGTAACCATGCACGGTTTGGCATTCAATGTGAATACACAAATGGAATACTTCAAAAATATTGTCCCTTGTGGTATTTCAGACAAAGCCGTTACCTCTTTGGCGCAAGAATTGAATATGGAAATGGACATGAAAGCGGTCGAAGAAAAGCTAAAGCGCCATCTTGCTACCGTATTTGAAATGGAATTAATTTAATTAAGCATGAAAAAGGATATTCAGGTACCTGCTGTGGAAGGAGTCAGCATGGCCGTCGTAAAAAATATTATTGAAGGCGAGGCTGCCTATCATGTATTTTTAATCAATCATAACCAGTACGACCTCGATACGGTAATCATCAATTCGCAGGGTTTTGGTAAAGGAAATGATGGAAAGGAACAAAAAACCTCACAGCTGCGTCACATTATTCAATCATTGAAAGCGGAATCTGCAGCCAAAGTGGAGCTTATCAGCCCAGAGGTTTTTCACCTGAACAACCAATACTGGATCAGCTTTTTCCATGACGGTAAAATGCTCGACAAAAAGTTCATTTTCGAGGCTAACAGCATTAAGGAGCGTAATTTCAGAACCATTAAGCACCTAAATGCAGAAGGTATTGAAGTCAAGTAACTTAATTTAAAGTCTACAAAAAAAGGGATCAGCCGTTGTGGTTGATCCCTTTTTTTATACAGATGCTATTTTCGTTTTTTACTGTCGTAAATCGTCCTGCCTCGCTTATCCCATTCTTTTTCCATATAAGGGACAAACTTCTCATCAAAAGGATTTTTACGGTAAACAATAACCCGCTTTCGGCGATTTCCCACACCGTAATAGGAAGTCCACTTTCCTACTTTTCGCCCCTCAGAATATTTACCTCGAACAGCCAAAGCGCCACTTTCATAAAAACGGTAATATTCACCTTCCACTTTGCCATAACTGATCGGGATTACTTCTTTAACTTTCGTGCGGGCGCTGTCATAATAGGAGAGCCTTGACTCTTTCAACCATCCGTGAAAGTATTTCTTTTTGTCCTGAAGAATATCTTTGCCATCGGTTCTGGTCCAACGGCCATTCTTCACGCCATAATAAAAAATGCCTTCTTCAAGCACCTGATCCCCCTTCATGAGTTTGTAAGGGCCATGCAATAATCGGCCATATTCCCAATTGATATTTCGTGAATCTTTGATCTTCCCACTTCGAAAATCAATCCAAAATAAATCAGGAATATACTTGCTCACCTTATCAGGCATCGGCTCTTTAATATAATGGAATTGTTCTATTCTCGCATCATTACCAAAACCTCTTCGGGTAAAGCCTTTTTTGGTTTTTATACCATAGAAAACGTTCTTTTTCTTTTTCTTCTTAATCTTGGTACCAACGTTCGGATCCTTCACCTCCTCATCACTCGACAAACTAAGCGTTACTGGCTGGTATTGACTAAGGTTGAAATCCTCATCCTGTGCATGCGTAACAGTACTATGAAGCACCAATACGGATAGCATAAATATAATTTTGAACAGGTGGTTAGTCATAAAAATGATGTGCGAAGTTTGGTATTGAGTAGCAACTTAAAAAATAAATCATTGCCAAAAACTAAAATTATCAATTTTTAAGGCAAAAGAAAAGCCGACGAAAGGTCGGCTTTTCGCATTCTTGTATTTTGAACTAAAAATTAGTCTTCCAAAACAATATTCACTGATCTCTTGATGAAGTTTGTCAGGTCTTCACCTTTCAGCATGTTCTGAGAAAGCTTCGCCAAGTCAATCGCTTGCTTTGCCAAATTAGCCTTTTCAGCCTCATCGGTAGATTTCAAAATCTTTTGGATAATTCCGTGGTTAGCATTTACCGACAAGTTGAACATGTCTGGCATACCACCCATCATCATCATTCCGCCACCACCATTAGCTTGCATATCTTTCATACGACGCATAAATTCTGGGCGAGTAATAATTACAGGCAGGTCATCGGTGCCTAAAGAATCTACCGATACCGTATAGCTTTTATCATCTACCACCTGTTCGTAAAGTTCTTTTACTGACTTCGACTCATCTTCAGAAAGTACACTTTCTTTCTTTTCGTCTTTGTCAATCAATTTATCTACAACATCAGCATCTACACGCTTAAATGTGGTCTTCTCCAGCTTTTGCTCAACACCATTGATAAAGTGGTTATCGATCATGGTATCCATTTTCACCACGTCGTAACCTTTTTGTTTGGCGGCATCGATAAAAGCAAATTGCTCATCAAGATCTGTGGCATAAAGCACCACCAAATTACCGTCTTTATCCGTTTGTGTAGCAGCAAACTGCTCTTTGTATTCCTCAGTTGTGCGGAATTTACCGTCAGTAGATTCCATCAAAGCAAATTTCTTTGCCTTATCATAGAACTTCTCGTCAGAGATCATTCCGTATTTCACAAACAAACCGATGCTTTCCCACTTTTGCTCGTAGTTCTCACGATCGTTGCGGAATTGCTCATTCAATTTGTCAGCAACCTTTTTAGTGATGTAGTTACTGATTTTTTTCACGTTACCGTCAGACTGTAAGAAAGAGCGAGAAACGTTCAAAGGAATATCTGGAGAATCGATGATTCCGTGCAATAACTGCAAAAATTCAGGTACGATATCTTTTACCTCATCAGTAATAAATACCTGGCGCGAGTAAAGGTGGATTTTGTTTTTGTTGATATCAAAATCGTTCTTCACTTTAGGGAAATACAACACCCCTGTTAAATTGAATGGATAATCTACATTCAAGTGAATCCAGAACAATGGATCTTCACCCATTGGATACATTTTCTTGTAGAACTCCAGGTAATCCTCGTCTTTCAAGTCTGATGGAGATTTTACCCAAATCGGTGCATCGGCATTAATAACATGCTCCTTCTCGATGGTTTTATCTTCTCCTTTTTCATCCTTTACAGGATTTCCCTCTTCGTCTTTTACCGTTTCGGTATCAGTACCGAAAGCAATCGGAATAGGTAAGAATTTACAGTATTTATCAAGAATCTGACGCAGGCGGAACTCTTCCAAAAACTCTACAGAGTCGTCGGCTACATGAAGTACAACCTCGGTACCACGCTCTGCCTTCTCTACTTCAGAAATTTCATAAGACGTCGAGCCATCACAAGTCCATTTTGTTGCAGCACCACCTGTATGCGATTTCGTGATGATGTCTACCTCTTTAGCCACCATAAAAGCAGAGTAGAAGCCTAAACCGAACATTCCGATCAAGCTGCCTTCTTCGCCTGTTTCTTTGTATTTCTCTACAAATTCAGTCGCTCCAGAAAAAGCGATCTGATTAATATATTTTTTAACTTCCTCAGAAGTCATCCCGATTCCTCGGTCTTGGATTGTAATCGTTTTTGCTTCCTTATCAACCGCTACGCGAACTGTCAAGTCACCTAATTCACCAGTAAACTCTCCGATCGTGCTCAATTTTTGGAGCTTTTGAGATGCATCAACTGCATTGGACACCAACTCTCTCAAAAAGATCTCATGATCTGAGTACAAGAACTTCTTGATAATTGGGAAAATATTCTCGGTATGGATAGAAATTGAACCTTTCTCTTGCATGACCTTTCTAAATTTTAAAGTTAACGTCTGAATTTTTTACAGTTCTGTTATTTCAAATTCTATTCCATTTCGGCACACACGAAATTTTGACACGCTTTCCGTCATTTTGACCGAAACCATGACTATTCAGGCTGACCTCTTACCAACCCATTGCAGTGCCATTATGACCGATCAGTACATTTTTGCGCATAATCTTACATAAGCTCTGTTGGAGTTCAACCTTTTTTTACCCCATCTCGTCATTTTTTATATAATTTTCTTAACAAGATTATATTATTGAGCGTAAGCTTTAAAGAATTATTCCTATTTTATTGCTTAATAAATATAATTGAGATTGTCAATTCAATGAATTATCTTACTTATTCATAAAATTGAGCTAAATTGATATTCACTATATTGTTTTTATAAACAAATTTTTCAAACATCCCCCTCACTTAGAATAACTCTACTAATGGCTAAGTTAAAAAACATCATTCGGCAACTTTCAGAAAAAGACTTCAATGCAGTTTATGTATCGCTCATTGACAGTAACGCTGAAAAGTCTGCCTACCTGTTAAAGTCCATGAGGGAGAAGTCTGTTTCAGATACAAAAATAATGGAGGAGTTGGAGGTAAATACCAACGCTTATTATACACTCCGATCCAGACTCAATCAAAAGATTGAAGAATACTTGCTTCAGCAGATGGAGAATCCTCGAACTGATATCCTGAAGAAAGTTGCCAACATCAATGAGATCATCTTTACCAAAAAGCGGGCAATTGCCATTGCGACCTTAAAGAAGCTTGAGAAGGAGTTGTTGGATTATGATTTGTCAAATGAATTGACGGTTGTATATAAGTCTCTGAAAAAGCTTCAAGTTCAAAGCCCTGATTACTTCACCTACTCTCAACTTTATAACCGCCATGTGGCTTATATGCTCGCCGTAGATAAGGCTGAGGATATGGTGGCTGACTATTTCAAAAAATATGGTCATTTCACTCTTACGGGTGATGAAACGGATAAACTACAGCTGAGCCTGATCAATAAAGAGATTTATGCCACCTGTGCACTTTATGAATCGCACCGACTGTTTGTTTACTTCAGTTGTATTAACATTTGGCACCGACTGTTTGTAGAGCCTGATGAGCACCTGCCATCGAACCCTGAAAATGAGCCGCAGGCGATTGAGGACATGTTCCAGAAGATTGATAAAATTTTGGATGAATATCACCTTGATTCCATCTATTATCACCTGAGGATTGTTGTTGAATACCTGAAACTTGAATATTACAGCCATTATAATGTATACCGTAAGGCTGAAAAATATTATGAGGAGGTTAATGAAAGTGTTCCTGTATTGATGAGCAACTACAGCGTATTCACTTACCCTTCGCAATTCCTGTACACCAAGCTGGAGCGTAGTTTACGCATTGGTACTGAAAAAGAGCTGGCGGAGGAGAATGAAGTCATTTTCAATAACTTTCAGCCCGACCTGCAAGACATTCCAGAACTGCTGAACTATGTGGCTTACCGTGCTTTGTGTTGTTATTATGCGGGCAAATATTCCGAAGCATCGCGTTGGATCAACAACCTGCTGAATGAGGTAAGTTTAAAAAAATACCCGATGGCACAACTGGAGATCAAAGTCTTGTTGGCCTTACAGTATTGTTTGATGCGCGATTACGATCTGTTCAATCAGCTTATTAACAGTATTCAGCGACAAATCAGGATTATTGGTAAAGAACATGTAGAGTCCATTATCAATTTCACCAAAGCCCTGAAAGTTTCCATCAGTGACACTAAAAGGCAGAAGGAAACAAAAATTCGAACCATATTGGATAAATACCGCCTAAGTGAGGATAAGGATTATTTCTCACCGACAGGATTAGTAAAAATTGACAACTCGTTTATTTCTAAACTGAGTCGATAAAATATCAAAGCACCTCATAGTAGGTGCTTTTTTTTGTACCTGTATCTTTCTAACTCCGTAAATATAAGCAGACTTCATTCCTTGTCATCTTTAATTTACTTATGAGTAAAAATGTCGCTTTAGTTCTTGGGAGTGGTGGTGCGCGTGGCTTGGCACACATCGGTGTGCTTGAGGCCTTGCTGGATCACGGCTTTAATATCACCTCTATTGCAGGTTCCTCAATTGGTGCTGTCATTGGGGGATGTTATGCCCGAGGCAAAATGCGCGAAGGAAAAGCGTGGTTTGCCGCCCTGGATAAATTTGACCTTTTCAATCTGATCGATTTCACTTTTTCAAAACAAGGACTGGTAAAAGGCGACCGACTTTTTGACAATCTGAAAGAGATTATTGGTGACAAGCTCATTGATGATTTATACATCCCTTACATTGCAGTCGCTACGGATATTCAGCAAAATAAAGAAGTGGTCTTCAGGCATGGGAGTTTACTTACCGCAATGCGTGCCTCAGTAGCGATTCCCTCGTTTATTACCCCATTTTTCTATCATGGCAGGGAACTGATTGATGGTGGTGTAACAAACCCACTACCGATCAACCGGATCCATCGGTTCCCAAAAGATATCTGTATCGCAGTGGACATCAATGCCAACATCCCTTACACACCCGTGATCAGCCAAAGCCTGCCACCACAAGAGCTGTTCGGCTCCGACTCCTATGAGAAAAATATGCGTTCTTTTATCTCTTTCTTCAATAAAACAGCCGACAAGAAGGTGGTGAAGATGGCCGAAACAATCGGTTTTTTGGATATCATCAATCGATCTTTTGACATCATGCAAGATCAGATTTCTGCACACATCATTCAAACTCACCCACCAGATGTGTTGATACAGGTCTCCCGAAAAGCTTGTGGTACCCTGGATTTTTATAAAATTGATGAAATGATTGCCCATGGCCGTGAGGCGACAGAAAAGGCATTACGCGAAAAAAAACTGATTTAAACCAGTGGGGTAATCCCTTTTTTCAGGTCAAATTTCAGTCGATAGAATTGACAAAGCATACGTTTGAGCTCACTGATGGCCGCTTGGTGATTTCCCCGATTTAGAATACAATAGTCGAGTAAGGTCTGATGAAAACGGGTATTGAGTCCAAGCTCAAAGAGCATTTTTGCAAAGCCTTTTTGCCAATCGTCCTGGTACTTTTCTTCCAAGCTGCGGCCATCAAACAAAAATGACAGCTGGTATTCCCCGTTGTTAAATCGGTAAATAGCAGCCATGAGCTGATACACTTCTTCCAGCCCTTCCAAAAAATAATCTTCACAATCTTCCAGACTCCTGACGGTGTCATCTTTAAGTCCTAAAGGATTGTGTAACTGAAGGTAAACCATTCGGCCTTTTTCCACTAATTCTTTCAGCATCTGGTTTAGTTCCTGTTGCTGAATAGCGTATAATTGCTGGTTAAAGTCCGAAGAGAAAAATTTCTGCATGAGTATCTGATTCACGATAATTTGCAAATATATTACTTTTTGCGTTTTATCATTGGATGCAAAGCAACATTAAGGTTTTTTCCATAAAAATGATCGCTGTTGCCGTGCGATGAACTGCTTCGAGCGTGCATCATAACGAATGCCCTGATAAATCATCGGGATCACATCAAGGCCTCCACTGCTGATCACGCCATATTTACCCCGACGGCAGGTCAGCAGCCTGTTGCTGGTCAATGGCTTAATCAAATCAAACTTTGGGGTCAGACGTAAACTCCCTTTATTGTTAATGTAACCATACTTCCCATTCAGCTTCACCAGAAAACCACCCGTATTCATGCGTTCCATTTCGGGGTATAAGGGCTTGACGAGCTCCTGCCCATTCAAATCAACCACACCCCAAAGTCCATCTTTCTGAACCATCGCCAACCCATTTTCATAAGGCTTCACGGCATCGTAATTGGGCTGAAGGACAATCTCCTCTTTCCTGTTCATAAATCCCCAGCCCCCTTTGATATTTACTGGGGCACGATCCTGCATATATGCACCCGCGTGATCATATCGGTTGGCAAGTCGCAATGTGCCATGCATATCAATAAAGCCATACTGATCATCAAGCTTTGCCCCGATAAAGTCCTCGCCAAAAGTTGCATAATGGTGCACTCCTCGCGAAAAAGGGATGACCACCTTTCCGCTATCGTCCAACAGAGCGGCCAGGCCTCCACGATATATCGCATATTTGCCGTGGGTGAGATCAACAAGGCTGTCATAATCCACGAAAAATGTTTTTCTGCCCGCAGTATCAATAAGCCCAATTTTTTGATTGTTTCCGCGCTCAATAAATCCGAGTGGGTGAGTTGTCAGGGCGTTGAAGGTAAAATACACTTCATCGCCATTGGTATTGGTCAGCTTACTCCCAAACTGATCTTTCGAAAACCACATGCCATGTGCCCATTGTATAGGCGTAGGCCGTGGTCTGACGATCCATTCCTCCTTACGGTTGATTACCCCAAATTTATTTAAATACTTCACCAGAAACTGCCCCTGATGCACTTCAATCACATCATCATAACGCGCATAAATCACAGGTTTGTTCGTCGAGTCCGTTACCCCCCAGTATTTACCCTGCTGAAATGCCCACATGCCATTGTTCAGTATTTTCAGACCCTTGTAGGATGCACTGAGTTTTACTCCAGTAGCACTGAAAATCGAAATGCTATTTTTATTCCTGCTCAGTACTACAAAATCCTCTTTGACAAAAACACTGTCAAACCGAAAACGCGTGAGTTGTTCCCCTTCTACAGTAACAAGTGCCAGTTTGTCTTGCTTTCGCGCAACCAACAAATTTGAATTTACAGGAACAAGATGCGGATAAACAATAGAGGAGCTCATTGAACCACTACTGACCACCTGATCAGCATTATTTCGGTGCAATATCGCGCGTGTTTCAGAGATTGGACTGAGGCTATCGCCCATGTATTTTTTCTGTACCTTATTTTGGTCAGAAAGCAAAGTGAGGTCAGCAAAAGGCTCCATCTTCCAATGATCAAGCTCCCACTGAATACTTTTCTTTTCTACAGGAACAGTTACCGTTCCTTCTTTGGTCAGTAAACCAACTGCCCCATTTTTATAGGCCACCAGAGCAGGCCCCACGCTCAGCTTAAGACTATCAAAGGCGAAGTTCGTCAAGAGTTTTCCTTCAAAAGTAGCCAATGCCACTTCTCCGTCGGTATTTTTGACTACCAGTCGGTCGTCGCCCAATTTTTGAATATTCGGATACTGGAAAGGCAACAGTGCCCGACCGTGATCGTCGATAATGCCATAAAAAACATCGCTACCGATCTCTTGCCGAGCTAAGTAGTGGTCTTTTTCATCCAAGGCCCAGAGGTTCACAAAACGGAAGTCAACACTTACCTTACCTTTATCATTCAGTAAGCCGTATTTTTGCTGAAGGGAAAATTTATCACGATAGCTGGCCAATAGAAGACCTTTCTGCCCTACGGGGTAAATACTGTTGAATTTTGCAGGCACAATCTTAACATCCTTGAGGTTTAATACCCCCCAAAGGCCTGCTTCCTGATAACCGATCAGTGAGTTTGGCGTAACCAAAGCAACATTTTTTTCACTCCACCCTAATTGGTCATATTTCGCAGGAATGATCTGATTGCCCTGCGCGTCAATCAATCCGACCTTATTTTGTTTGGTCACCACCTGAAAATTGTCCGCAACAGCGAAACGGTAACTCCCTAACACAAAAACCAATATGAACAGTATTCTTATAAAACTCACTACCTGGAAAAATTCTTAGCCAAAAAAAAGAGGAAGCACAAAAGTACTTCCTCCTTTTAAAGAATGCTAAAATTGACCTCTTAATTCATCATTATTTACGCAAATGAAGTATTAAG is a window from the Persicobacter psychrovividus genome containing:
- the lipB gene encoding lipoyl(octanoyl) transferase LipB — its product is MNPKINKQVQFKHLGLIDYQEAWDYQEEVFKNTVDLKIANRKLEESAQKITENFLLFCEHPHVYTLGKSGKPEHLLLNDEQLKEKSATYYKINRGGDITYHGPGQIVAYPILDLENFFTDIHKYMRYMEEAVIMTCADYGIKAGRVDGLTGVWIGFEEMENPRKICAMGVKSSRWVTMHGLAFNVNTQMEYFKNIVPCGISDKAVTSLAQELNMEMDMKAVEEKLKRHLATVFEMELI
- the htpG gene encoding molecular chaperone HtpG: MQEKGSISIHTENIFPIIKKFLYSDHEIFLRELVSNAVDASQKLQKLSTIGEFTGELGDLTVRVAVDKEAKTITIQDRGIGMTSEEVKKYINQIAFSGATEFVEKYKETGEEGSLIGMFGLGFYSAFMVAKEVDIITKSHTGGAATKWTCDGSTSYEISEVEKAERGTEVVLHVADDSVEFLEEFRLRQILDKYCKFLPIPIAFGTDTETVKDEEGNPVKDEKGEDKTIEKEHVINADAPIWVKSPSDLKDEDYLEFYKKMYPMGEDPLFWIHLNVDYPFNLTGVLYFPKVKNDFDINKNKIHLYSRQVFITDEVKDIVPEFLQLLHGIIDSPDIPLNVSRSFLQSDGNVKKISNYITKKVADKLNEQFRNDRENYEQKWESIGLFVKYGMISDEKFYDKAKKFALMESTDGKFRTTEEYKEQFAATQTDKDGNLVVLYATDLDEQFAFIDAAKQKGYDVVKMDTMIDNHFINGVEQKLEKTTFKRVDADVVDKLIDKDEKKESVLSEDESKSVKELYEQVVDDKSYTVSVDSLGTDDLPVIITRPEFMRRMKDMQANGGGGMMMMGGMPDMFNLSVNANHGIIQKILKSTDEAEKANLAKQAIDLAKLSQNMLKGEDLTNFIKRSVNIVLED
- a CDS encoding patatin-like phospholipase family protein, producing the protein MSKNVALVLGSGGARGLAHIGVLEALLDHGFNITSIAGSSIGAVIGGCYARGKMREGKAWFAALDKFDLFNLIDFTFSKQGLVKGDRLFDNLKEIIGDKLIDDLYIPYIAVATDIQQNKEVVFRHGSLLTAMRASVAIPSFITPFFYHGRELIDGGVTNPLPINRIHRFPKDICIAVDINANIPYTPVISQSLPPQELFGSDSYEKNMRSFISFFNKTADKKVVKMAETIGFLDIINRSFDIMQDQISAHIIQTHPPDVLIQVSRKACGTLDFYKIDEMIAHGREATEKALREKKLI
- a CDS encoding WG repeat-containing protein encodes the protein MSFIRILFILVFVLGSYRFAVADNFQVVTKQNKVGLIDAQGNQIIPAKYDQLGWSEKNVALVTPNSLIGYQEAGLWGVLNLKDVKIVPAKFNSIYPVGQKGLLLASYRDKFSLQQKYGLLNDKGKVSVDFRFVNLWALDEKDHYLARQEIGSDVFYGIIDDHGRALLPFQYPNIQKLGDDRLVVKNTDGEVALATFEGKLLTNFAFDSLKLSVGPALVAYKNGAVGLLTKEGTVTVPVEKKSIQWELDHWKMEPFADLTLLSDQNKVQKKYMGDSLSPISETRAILHRNNADQVVSSGSMSSSIVYPHLVPVNSNLLVARKQDKLALVTVEGEQLTRFRFDSVFVKEDFVVLSRNKNSISIFSATGVKLSASYKGLKILNNGMWAFQQGKYWGVTDSTNKPVIYARYDDVIEVHQGQFLVKYLNKFGVINRKEEWIVRPRPTPIQWAHGMWFSKDQFGSKLTNTNGDEVYFTFNALTTHPLGFIERGNNQKIGLIDTAGRKTFFVDYDSLVDLTHGKYAIYRGGLAALLDDSGKVVIPFSRGVHHYATFGEDFIGAKLDDQYGFIDMHGTLRLANRYDHAGAYMQDRAPVNIKGGWGFMNRKEEIVLQPNYDAVKPYENGLAMVQKDGLWGVVDLNGQELVKPLYPEMERMNTGGFLVKLNGKYGYINNKGSLRLTPKFDLIKPLTSNRLLTCRRGKYGVISSGGLDVIPMIYQGIRYDARSKQFIARQQRSFLWKKP